One Tunturibacter gelidoferens genomic region harbors:
- a CDS encoding 2-oxo acid dehydrogenase subunit E2 — translation MPTDVVMPQMGESITEGTITKWLKKPGDAIQRDEPLFEISTDKVDAEIPSPAAGTLKEIKISEGTTVQINTVVCSIDEAGSSSTPAASPAKTETAANPKADTVTPAAADAPPAVQGNPPAASNGAAGPGTEVLMPQMGESITEGTITKWLKKVGDTVQRDEPIFEISTDKVDAEIPSPVAGTLSEIKVQEGATVTINTVVAVIGGAAGKAAAPTASAPGSATTTAAPTPAAPSASAAAGERVRSSPLVRKIAKDNNVDLSQVPGTGASGRITKTDIVSHLEQGPKPVAAASVAPAASVSASAAAKPAAPQPQPGELVPMTKMRSIIAQRMVESKRTSPHVHTVFKVDMTRIVKLREKEKSKYEQRNGVKLTYMPFITRAAIVALRKHPIVNGSIEGEAIRYNKNINIGIAVALDWGLIVPVLKQTEEKNFLGIARGIVDVADRARNKKLAPDEISGGTFTLTNSGIFGEQFGTPIINQPQSAILGIGGLNKEAEVITDKDGNDSIAIRSIQRFTLGFDHRIVDGADAGKFMSDFKAYLENWSEDIG, via the coding sequence ATGCCGACTGACGTAGTTATGCCCCAGATGGGCGAATCCATCACCGAAGGCACCATCACAAAATGGCTTAAGAAACCGGGCGACGCCATTCAGCGGGACGAACCCCTCTTTGAGATCTCCACGGACAAGGTCGATGCGGAGATCCCTTCGCCCGCCGCCGGAACTCTGAAGGAGATCAAAATCTCAGAAGGCACGACGGTCCAGATCAACACTGTCGTCTGCAGCATCGATGAAGCCGGCTCGTCATCGACACCCGCCGCGTCTCCGGCAAAGACTGAAACGGCGGCTAATCCCAAAGCCGACACCGTCACACCCGCTGCGGCCGACGCACCACCCGCGGTTCAGGGGAATCCGCCTGCTGCCTCGAATGGCGCCGCAGGTCCTGGAACCGAAGTTCTAATGCCTCAGATGGGCGAGTCCATCACAGAGGGAACGATTACCAAGTGGCTCAAGAAAGTGGGCGACACAGTCCAGCGCGACGAACCAATTTTCGAGATTTCGACCGACAAGGTTGATGCCGAGATCCCGTCGCCCGTGGCCGGTACACTCTCCGAGATCAAGGTTCAGGAGGGTGCCACCGTTACAATCAACACGGTGGTCGCGGTCATCGGTGGCGCGGCCGGAAAGGCAGCCGCTCCGACTGCATCGGCGCCTGGATCCGCGACAACCACGGCTGCTCCTACGCCCGCCGCACCTTCCGCTTCTGCAGCAGCCGGCGAGCGCGTCCGTTCTTCCCCGCTGGTCCGCAAGATAGCAAAAGACAACAACGTCGATCTCTCGCAGGTTCCTGGCACAGGAGCCTCGGGCCGCATCACGAAGACCGACATCGTCAGCCATCTGGAGCAGGGTCCAAAGCCTGTTGCTGCTGCTTCTGTCGCTCCGGCGGCCTCCGTGTCGGCCTCGGCAGCCGCAAAACCGGCCGCTCCCCAGCCGCAGCCCGGCGAGCTTGTTCCTATGACCAAGATGCGCTCCATCATTGCGCAGCGCATGGTCGAGTCCAAGCGCACCAGCCCGCATGTACACACTGTGTTCAAGGTGGATATGACGCGCATCGTCAAACTCCGCGAGAAGGAGAAGTCAAAGTACGAGCAGCGCAACGGCGTCAAGCTGACATACATGCCCTTCATTACCCGAGCGGCGATCGTCGCGTTGCGTAAGCACCCCATCGTCAACGGCTCAATTGAAGGCGAAGCGATCCGCTACAACAAGAACATCAATATCGGCATCGCCGTCGCCCTCGACTGGGGCCTCATCGTCCCTGTTCTGAAGCAGACTGAAGAGAAAAACTTCCTGGGTATTGCTCGCGGCATCGTTGACGTAGCCGATCGCGCCCGCAACAAGAAGCTCGCTCCCGATGAGATCTCCGGCGGCACCTTCACGCTCACCAACTCCGGCATCTTCGGCGAGCAGTTCGGTACTCCCATCATCAACCAGCCACAGAGCGCGATCCTCGGCATCGGCGGCCTCAATAAGGAAGCCGAAGTCATCACTGATAAGGACGGCAACGACTCCATCGCGATCCGTTCCATCCAGCGCTTCACCCTTGGCTTCGATCACCGCATCGTCGATGGTGCAGATGCCGGCAAATTCATGTCCGACTTCAAGGCATACCTCGAGAACTGGTCCGAAGACATCGGCTAA
- the lipB gene encoding lipoyl(octanoyl) transferase LipB: MYINLLNLGRVPYSAALAIQQQVIAARKQNLIGDTLLMVEHSPVLTLGRNAHRSNILASNEELAQRGIELYEINRGGDVTYHGPGQLVGYPIIDLRGDLPGKKGPHLGPVDYVRLLEETLIRTCGDFGVMTQRICKLTGVWTMAGGSIREKKIAAIGVHVSQGVTSHGFALNVTTDLRDFDWIIPCGIADRQVTSLEVEADHDRQPTMEAAFNSTARNFGRVFERQMLWCESLDQLLAAPIKTDKSVAAADVR, from the coding sequence ATGTACATCAATCTTCTCAATCTCGGCCGCGTCCCGTATAGCGCAGCGCTCGCTATTCAGCAACAGGTCATCGCGGCGCGAAAGCAGAATTTGATAGGCGACACGCTGCTGATGGTGGAGCACTCTCCCGTATTGACGCTTGGCAGGAACGCACATCGCTCCAACATTCTTGCCAGCAACGAAGAACTGGCTCAGCGCGGAATCGAGCTGTATGAAATCAACCGCGGCGGCGACGTCACATATCACGGCCCGGGCCAGCTGGTCGGGTACCCCATCATCGATCTGCGCGGCGACCTGCCAGGGAAAAAAGGACCTCATCTCGGCCCGGTCGACTACGTTCGTCTGCTCGAAGAGACCTTAATCCGCACCTGCGGCGACTTCGGCGTCATGACGCAGCGTATCTGCAAGCTCACAGGCGTTTGGACGATGGCCGGTGGCAGCATCCGCGAGAAGAAAATTGCGGCGATAGGCGTCCATGTCTCTCAAGGCGTGACGTCCCACGGCTTTGCGCTGAACGTGACCACGGATCTAAGAGATTTTGACTGGATCATCCCTTGCGGCATCGCCGATCGGCAAGTAACAAGCCTCGAAGTGGAGGCTGATCACGACCGCCAGCCAACGATGGAGGCGGCGTTTAACTCGACAGCCCGGAACTTCGGCCGGGTTTTCGAGCGCCAGATGCTCTGGTGCGAATCACTTGACCAGTTGCTCGCGGCACCCATAAAAACCGATAAATCCGTTGCTGCCGCCGATGTTCGCTAA
- the lpdA gene encoding dihydrolipoyl dehydrogenase — protein sequence MADTIFDLVVLGGGPAGYTCAIRASQYGLKAALIDANDRLGGTCLLWGCIPTKSMLFSAELWDHLKHADRYGIEVTPPKLNWKGVLARKDDVISRHVKGLDFLMKKNKINAIKGYGRLTGPAKDGVHTIEVRTADGKTDTIKAKKVVLATGSDARMLPGYEADTTILTNYEILKIDAAPKSLVVVGSGAVGVEFASIFKSFGAEVTILEALPRMVPAEDEDVSKELLRLFKKRGVDVHLSAKVDKFEKNKDGVLVHFTKSDGTGETKQAEKVLVAVGRAPRTYDVGLDKVKITPDRGFIVTNEWMETTEPGIYAIGDIVAGLPQLAHVGSMAGLVVAARIAGKFAKPVNRTRIPGCTYCDPQIASVGLTEAQAKEKGFQVKVGKFPFVGNSKATILDAHDGFVKVVSDAKHGEILGVHIIGTTATEIIAEAVTAIELEATIEEMMFTIHAHPTVAEALLDGFSSVEGMAVNV from the coding sequence TTGGCAGATACGATTTTCGACTTAGTAGTGCTTGGCGGCGGACCCGCCGGATATACCTGCGCAATCCGCGCGTCGCAATATGGCCTGAAGGCCGCGCTGATCGACGCCAATGACCGGCTGGGAGGAACATGCCTGCTCTGGGGATGCATTCCCACCAAATCGATGCTCTTCTCCGCCGAACTCTGGGATCACCTGAAGCATGCCGACCGATACGGCATCGAAGTGACGCCGCCCAAGCTCAACTGGAAGGGCGTCCTGGCGCGCAAAGACGACGTGATCTCGCGTCACGTCAAGGGTCTCGACTTCCTGATGAAGAAGAACAAGATCAATGCCATTAAGGGTTACGGTCGTTTGACGGGCCCCGCGAAGGACGGCGTCCACACCATCGAGGTGAGGACGGCTGATGGCAAAACCGACACCATCAAGGCCAAGAAAGTTGTGCTGGCAACCGGTTCTGACGCTCGTATGCTCCCCGGCTACGAAGCGGACACGACGATTCTGACGAACTACGAAATATTGAAGATCGACGCAGCCCCCAAGTCGTTGGTGGTCGTGGGATCCGGCGCAGTTGGGGTCGAGTTCGCTTCTATCTTCAAAAGCTTCGGAGCGGAGGTGACGATACTCGAAGCGTTGCCCCGCATGGTGCCCGCGGAGGATGAAGACGTCAGCAAGGAGTTGCTGCGCCTCTTCAAGAAACGTGGCGTCGATGTCCACCTGTCAGCGAAGGTCGACAAGTTCGAAAAGAATAAAGATGGCGTGTTGGTTCACTTCACGAAGTCTGACGGAACGGGCGAGACCAAGCAGGCCGAGAAGGTGCTGGTCGCAGTTGGCCGGGCTCCGCGGACCTATGATGTAGGTCTCGACAAGGTGAAGATCACTCCGGACCGTGGCTTCATTGTCACCAACGAATGGATGGAGACGACCGAGCCTGGCATCTACGCAATCGGAGATATCGTCGCCGGGCTGCCTCAGTTGGCCCATGTCGGGAGTATGGCCGGACTCGTCGTTGCGGCAAGAATCGCTGGCAAGTTCGCCAAGCCGGTAAACCGCACCCGTATCCCGGGCTGCACCTACTGCGATCCTCAGATTGCGAGCGTCGGCCTTACAGAGGCGCAGGCAAAGGAGAAAGGCTTCCAGGTCAAGGTCGGCAAGTTTCCGTTCGTCGGCAACTCCAAGGCTACGATCCTCGATGCGCACGATGGCTTCGTCAAGGTCGTCTCGGATGCGAAGCACGGCGAAATTCTCGGCGTCCACATCATCGGCACTACCGCGACAGAGATCATCGCCGAAGCCGTCACTGCAATCGAGCTCGAGGCCACGATTGAAGAGATGATGTTCACCATCCACGCGCATCCGACGGTGGCTGAGGCCCTCCTTGACGGCTTCTCGAGCGTTGAAGGTATGGCCGTCAACGTCTAG
- the hemB gene encoding porphobilinogen synthase → MNFPATRLRRLRRTEAMRSLVRETHLHPGALIYPLFICPGEGIRKEISSMPGVFNLSIDEAMKEAQACASLGLGGLLLFGLPSEKDEEATGAWAEDGIVQQALRSMKKNGALDSLVTIADVCLCEYTSHGHCGVVARDGDHYEIQNDSSVALIAKTAASLAKAGADIVAPSDMMDGRVEAIRDALDAGGHEQTPVMSYASKFASAFYGPFREAADSAPQFGDRRSYQMDGANLREAMREIDQDIAEGADMLLMKPAMPYLDVIREARERYDLPMGAYQVSGEYSMLHAAFQRGWLEPERTMMESLLSIRRAGADFIVTYFAKDAAKVLA, encoded by the coding sequence ATGAACTTTCCTGCTACACGGCTACGGCGTTTACGCAGAACCGAGGCGATGCGGTCTCTGGTTCGCGAGACTCATCTGCATCCTGGCGCGCTGATCTACCCACTATTTATCTGTCCTGGCGAAGGAATACGCAAAGAGATCAGCTCGATGCCCGGGGTCTTCAACTTGTCGATCGATGAAGCGATGAAGGAAGCCCAGGCCTGCGCTTCGCTGGGGCTTGGCGGGTTGCTGCTGTTCGGTCTGCCGTCCGAAAAAGACGAAGAGGCCACCGGGGCATGGGCTGAAGACGGCATCGTTCAGCAGGCGCTCCGATCGATGAAGAAGAATGGGGCGCTTGATTCCCTGGTGACAATCGCTGACGTTTGTTTGTGTGAGTACACCTCGCATGGCCACTGCGGCGTCGTGGCGCGGGATGGGGATCACTACGAGATTCAGAATGACTCGAGTGTCGCGCTGATCGCGAAGACAGCAGCTTCGCTGGCCAAGGCAGGCGCGGATATTGTCGCACCTTCAGACATGATGGATGGTCGCGTAGAGGCAATTCGAGATGCTCTCGATGCGGGCGGCCACGAACAGACTCCAGTGATGAGTTATGCGTCGAAGTTCGCCTCGGCGTTCTATGGGCCGTTCCGTGAGGCGGCTGATTCTGCTCCGCAGTTCGGGGACCGTCGCAGTTACCAGATGGACGGTGCGAATCTGCGAGAGGCTATGCGCGAGATCGACCAGGATATCGCGGAGGGTGCGGATATGTTGCTGATGAAGCCCGCGATGCCGTATCTCGATGTGATTCGCGAGGCGCGGGAACGATACGATCTGCCGATGGGCGCCTACCAGGTGTCTGGTGAGTACTCGATGCTGCACGCCGCATTTCAGCGCGGATGGCTGGAGCCGGAGCGGACGATGATGGAGTCGTTGCTTTCGATTCGGCGGGCTGGTGCTGACTTTATCGTGACGTATTTCGCGAAGGATGCAGCGAAGGTGCTCGCGTAG
- a CDS encoding zinc ribbon domain-containing protein: protein MVCQACGSPVVDGVHFCAKCGAQVAAAQPMYAAYPQPPMPIAVPRVQRNLQTLGVLWCVFGAYRIIGGLMGMFFLRAFAFRNFGGFDWPFNNHSGLEHSWMTALFPLIAAYTVVMAALAVLVGYSLLTRRPWGRTFAIVVGILTLLKPLFGTALGIYTLWVLAPGASGLEYDAIADRT, encoded by the coding sequence ATGGTCTGTCAGGCATGTGGATCTCCCGTCGTCGATGGTGTTCATTTTTGTGCGAAATGCGGGGCGCAGGTCGCTGCTGCTCAACCGATGTATGCTGCTTATCCGCAGCCACCGATGCCTATAGCGGTTCCCCGGGTACAGCGGAATCTGCAGACGCTTGGAGTGCTTTGGTGTGTTTTTGGAGCGTACCGGATTATCGGCGGGTTGATGGGAATGTTTTTTCTGCGGGCATTTGCGTTCCGCAACTTCGGCGGGTTCGACTGGCCGTTCAACAACCATAGTGGCCTCGAACACTCCTGGATGACAGCGTTGTTTCCCCTGATCGCAGCTTATACGGTGGTTATGGCTGCGTTGGCAGTCCTGGTAGGGTATAGCCTTTTGACGCGGCGGCCCTGGGGGAGGACGTTCGCCATCGTCGTCGGAATCTTGACTTTGTTGAAGCCGCTATTTGGAACCGCGCTGGGGATCTATACCTTGTGGGTGCTGGCCCCAGGGGCTTCTGGTCTGGAGTACGATGCGATCGCGGATCGAACCTGA